In Planococcus sp. MB-3u-03, the DNA window CTTACCGCGCGATAGTTGACGGAATCGGGCCAAGCGCCAGTTCCGCTGTTGCAGGTGTCGAAGCATCCTACGCTGAAGGCATTGTCGATGAGTTTGTCCTGCCGTTTACGATCGTGAAAGAAGGAGAAGCGCCTGCAGTCATCGACTCTGGCGATTCCGTCATCTTCTTCAATTTCCGTCCGGACCGGGCCATCCAATTGACGACTGTGTTGACGCGTCCTGATTTTGCGCATTTCCCGCTGAGCATCCAGCATCCGAAAGATCTGGTGTTCATCAGTTTTACTACCTATAGTGAAGAATTGAAGACCATGATTGCTTATGGCAACGTCAATTTGGTGAACACCATCGGGGAAGTATTATCAGCGAACGGCATGACGCAATTGCGCATTGCCGAAACAGAAAAATACCCGCACGTCACGTTCTTCATGAGCGGCGGGCGAGAAGAAGTTTTCCCAGGGGAAGACCGCATTCTCGTGTCGTCGCCGAAAGTGGCGACCTATGATTTGCAGCCTGAAATGAGCGCCTATGAAGTGACCGACCGCCTCGTCGAACAAATCGACGCAGGCGCACACGATGCGATCATCTTAAACTTCGCAAACCCAGACATGGTCGGCCATAGCGGCATGCTCGAACCGACAATCAAGGCAGTCGAAGTCGTGGATGAATGCCTCGGCCGTATTGTTGAAGCACTCCACCGCCAAGGCGGATCGGCGCTCATCACGGCCGACCACGGCAATGCAGACGAAGTGCTGACAGAAGACGGCTTGCCGATGACGGCGCATACGACTAACAAAGTGCCGGTCATTTTGACCAAGCATGGCGAAGTCTTGCGCAGCGGCGGAATTCTAGCGGATCTCGCACCAACGATTCTTAAACTGCTTGATGTTAAGCAGCCGGAAGAGATGACTGGAAAACCGTTGTATTAAAAAGTTTAAATAGTTATAAAATGTTTGTGAAAGAGAGTGATGAACTCGTTTCAGGCGGACGCTTTCCGCGGGCACGGCCTCAGCCGCTTCCCTCGCTTACGCTCAGTCCAGGGTCTTCAGCTCGTGCTGTTCCCGCAGGAGTCGCTGCCTTACACTCTTTCATCTCAACTGTTTTGTGGAATATCATTTGCATTGAAATAATATGAATAAAACTTATCATTAACTCATATAGTTTAAAATCTGCACATTTCGAATAACTTATAAACGAAATTGTACAAACCATTTGAAAAGGGAGCTGTTGACATTGCCAATTATTACACACATCCAAGCACGCGAAGTACTCGATTCCAGAGGGAACCCGACTGTTGAAGTTGAGGTATTCACAGAAAGCGGCGCGTTCGGCCGTGCAATCGTGCCATCTGGCGCATCTACTGGAGAACACGAAGCGGTTGAACTTCGCGATGGCGATAAGAGCCGTTACCTTGGAAAAGGCGTCCTCAAAGCGGTGGATCATGTAAATAACGAAATCGCTGATGAGTTGGAAGAAAACTACTCAGTACTTGATCAAGTATCTATCGACCAGGCGTTGATCGAACTTGACGGAACTGAAAACAAAGGCCGTCTTGGCGCAAACGCGATTCTTGGCGTTTCCATGGCAGTTGCCCATGCAGCAGCGAACTATCTGGACATGCCCCTTTACCAATACCTAGGTGGATTCAACGCCAAGCAATTGCCAGTGCCGATGATGAACATCCTCAACGGCGGTGAGCACGCGGATAACAATGTCGACATCCAGGAATTCATGGTAATGCCAGTAGGTGCTGAATCTTTCCGCCATGCTCTTCGCATGGGTGCAGAAATCTTCCACAACTTGAAAACTGTACTGAAAGACAAAGGCTATAACACATCTGTAGGCGATGAAGGCGGATTCGCACCGAACCTTGGCTCGAACGAAGAAGCGCTTGAGACGATCATGGTTGCGATCGAAAAAGCCGGCTTCAAGCCAGGCCAAGACGTCTTGCTCGCAATGGACGTAGCTGCTTCTGAAATCTACGACAAAGAAAAAGGCGTCTACACATTGGCTGGCGACAACTTGGTCAAGACTTCAGCTGAAATGGTCGACTGGTATGAAGAGTTGGCAAACAAATACCCAATCGTTTCCATTGAAGACGGGTTGGACGAGAACGACTGGGATGGCTTTAAGCTATTGACAGAACGTATCGGCGATAAAGTACAGCTGGTCGGCGATGACTTGTTCGTAACGAACACGAAGAAATTGGCGCAAGGCATCGAGCAAGGCATCGGCAACTCGATCCTGATCAAAGTAAACCAAATCGGTACATTGACAGAAACATTTGATGCAATCGAAATGGCGAAGCGCGCAGGCTACACAGCGGTCATCTCCCACCGTTCAGGCGAGTCGGAAGATGTGACGATTGCAGACATCGCAGTTGCGACAAATGCAGGACAAATCAAAACAGGCGCACCGTCACGTACGGACCGCGTAGCGAAATACAACCAATTGCTTCGCATCGAAGACCAATTGCACGACACAGCGAAATACTTGGGCGTTAAAACTTTCTACAACTTGAAGAAATAATAGCGAATAGCTGAGAACAAGCTGCCGGAGATTTTTTCCGGCAGCTTTTCTGTTAGAATATGCGAGGAATATAGAGGCTGCGTTCCAGGGGACGCTTTCCGCGGAGTGGGCATCGAGCCTCCTCGTTCGCTGCGGCTTCCTGCGGGGTCTCAAACCCACTTTTCCGCAGGAGTCGCCCCTACACTCCGCCTATAGGATAGGTACTATAAAAATCGTTTATAATTTCATTTGTGATGCTTGAACTTAGTAAGAGCTGAATAAAACTTTTGTAGCGATTTTGCGTATTGACGTCTAAATGAAATCTTGTTCTACTCTGTACTAAAAAAGCAAATGCTACTCATCAACCGTTTCCAAAAAAGAGTGAACACAAAATATTGAAATGGTCTAAACTATTTGTATTTTTTAGGGGCTCTATTGCTAGAGGTTTCAATTTTTGGTAAACTAGAGTTTGTTGTGAAGGTTCTTTTCAGGAGGTGGTATTTATGCATACATTGTTAATGACATTACTTCTTATCGTCTCGATCGCTTTGATTGTTGTCGTTCTATTGCAATCAGGGAAAAGTGCAGGCCTTTCAGGAGCCATCTCCGGTGGAGCAGAGCAACTTTTCGGCAAGCAAAAAGCCCGTGGGTTGGATCTTGTCCTACACCGGGTGACGATCGTCCTTGCTGCCTTATTCTTTATTCTGGCTATCGCCGTAACGAAAGTATAATGTAGAGCACATCGCCTGACCATTTAGTGGTTGGGCGTTTTCTTTTAGGGGAAATTGGGCACAGGCCTATATAATAGTAAGTAAATTTAGTTGGAGGGAAAGTTTATGCGCATTTCACAACCAAAACCATTCTTCTTTGAGCAAGGGCCGCGTGCGGTTCTGTTATTGCACGGCTTTACCGGCAATTCCGCAGACGTCCGGATGCTCGGGCGATTCTTGGAAACGAAAGGCTATACAAGCATCGCGCCGCATTATGCAGGGCATGGCGTGGCGCCGGAGAAGCTGGTGGAGACAGGACCTGTGGATTGGTGGAAAGATGTCGAACAAGCGTATCAAACACTGGTCGACAAGGGATACCAGGAGATTGCAGTGGCCGGCTTGTCGCTTGGCGGCGTATTCAGTTTGAAACTGGGGTATACAAAGCCTATAAAGGGCATTGTGACGATGTGTGCGCCGATGCACATGAAATCCACCGACCTGATGTACCAAGGCGTTTTGGAGTATGCCCGCGAATACAAGAAATATGAAGGAAAAGATGATAAGCTTATCGAAGAAGAGATGAAGAAGTTCGAGGAAAAGCCGATGGAAACACTCGCAGAGCTGCGTGAGTTGATCGGTGAAGTACGGAACCATGTCGATCATGTCTATGCACCGCTTTTCGTCGTACAAGGCTCATTGGATAAAGTCATCAATACAGAGTCTGCAAACATCATACACGACGAAGCGGAGTCGACTGACAAGCGCATCAAATGGTACGAGAAATCGGGCCATGTCATTACGCTGGATCAGGAGAAAAAGCAATTGCATGAAGATATATACGAGTTTCTCGAATCGCTCGACTGGAGCGTGTGAGACGGTCTCAAAAGGAGGAGTTAGGATTGGGCAAGAATGAACAGTCATTGGATCAGCGTTTATTGGCCTTTATGCGCGAAGAAGCATACAAGCCATTAACGGTGACAGAAATTGAAGAACAGTTCGGCTTTGAAGACGCCGACGAATTTAAGGAATTGGTGAAGACACTCGTCAAGCTCGAAGAAAAAGGCGAATTGGTGCGTTCACGTTCGAATCGCTACGGTGTGCCGGACCGCATGAACTTGATGCGCGGCA includes these proteins:
- the eno gene encoding phosphopyruvate hydratase, translated to MPIITHIQAREVLDSRGNPTVEVEVFTESGAFGRAIVPSGASTGEHEAVELRDGDKSRYLGKGVLKAVDHVNNEIADELEENYSVLDQVSIDQALIELDGTENKGRLGANAILGVSMAVAHAAANYLDMPLYQYLGGFNAKQLPVPMMNILNGGEHADNNVDIQEFMVMPVGAESFRHALRMGAEIFHNLKTVLKDKGYNTSVGDEGGFAPNLGSNEEALETIMVAIEKAGFKPGQDVLLAMDVAASEIYDKEKGVYTLAGDNLVKTSAEMVDWYEELANKYPIVSIEDGLDENDWDGFKLLTERIGDKVQLVGDDLFVTNTKKLAQGIEQGIGNSILIKVNQIGTLTETFDAIEMAKRAGYTAVISHRSGESEDVTIADIAVATNAGQIKTGAPSRTDRVAKYNQLLRIEDQLHDTAKYLGVKTFYNLKK
- the gpmI gene encoding 2,3-bisphosphoglycerate-independent phosphoglycerate mutase, giving the protein MRKTAHPAALIILDGFGCREETAGNAVAQAHKPNFDRLWNEYPHELLTASGEAVGLPDGQMGNSEVGHLNIGAGRVVYQNLTRIHKSIKDGDFYENPAFLDAVMNAKENGKALHVMGLLSDGGVHSHYEHLFALLRLAKQQGLSEVYVHGFLDGRDVGPKTALHYIEETEKQMQQIGIGRFASISGRYYAMDRDKRWERVELAYRAIVDGIGPSASSAVAGVEASYAEGIVDEFVLPFTIVKEGEAPAVIDSGDSVIFFNFRPDRAIQLTTVLTRPDFAHFPLSIQHPKDLVFISFTTYSEELKTMIAYGNVNLVNTIGEVLSANGMTQLRIAETEKYPHVTFFMSGGREEVFPGEDRILVSSPKVATYDLQPEMSAYEVTDRLVEQIDAGAHDAIILNFANPDMVGHSGMLEPTIKAVEVVDECLGRIVEALHRQGGSALITADHGNADEVLTEDGLPMTAHTTNKVPVILTKHGEVLRSGGILADLAPTILKLLDVKQPEEMTGKPLY
- a CDS encoding alpha/beta hydrolase; protein product: MRISQPKPFFFEQGPRAVLLLHGFTGNSADVRMLGRFLETKGYTSIAPHYAGHGVAPEKLVETGPVDWWKDVEQAYQTLVDKGYQEIAVAGLSLGGVFSLKLGYTKPIKGIVTMCAPMHMKSTDLMYQGVLEYAREYKKYEGKDDKLIEEEMKKFEEKPMETLAELRELIGEVRNHVDHVYAPLFVVQGSLDKVINTESANIIHDEAESTDKRIKWYEKSGHVITLDQEKKQLHEDIYEFLESLDWSV
- the secG gene encoding preprotein translocase subunit SecG, whose amino-acid sequence is MHTLLMTLLLIVSIALIVVVLLQSGKSAGLSGAISGGAEQLFGKQKARGLDLVLHRVTIVLAALFFILAIAVTKV